agtagttagtaactttgtcttaaagttatgaatgtcctatgaatccatcacctctcttaaaataaaaactgttttaattcaaaagaacaagaagtacatgagtttcgaatttatccttgaacttagcttaattatattgatgtggtgacaatgcttcttgttttctgaatgtatgcttgaacagtgcatatgtcttttgaagttgttgtttaagaatgttaaatatgttggctcttgaaagaatgatgactaggagacatgttatttgataatctaaaaaatcataaaaatgattcttgaagcaagaaaaagcagcaaagagcaaagcttgcagaaaaaaaaaggagaaaaaaaataggcgaaaaaaaaattatagaaagaaaaagcaagcagaaaaatccaaatgctcttaaaaccaagaggcaagagcaaaaagccaataacccttaaaaccaaaaggcaagggaaataaaaaggatcccaagggcTTTGAACATCagggaaagtagacatccagggctttccagcaaggtataatagtccatattttggccaagaatagacgacgtaaactggcgttcaacgccagctttctacccaaatctggcgtccatcagaggaatgaaagcatctccattcgcttatctgaaattctcaccaatgaattacataagtatttctatccctattctattaactattattcgaaaacaccattatcaatttatatctgtttaactgagatttgcaaggtgaccatagcttgcttcataccaacaatctccgtgggattcgacccttactcacgtaaggtattacttggacgacccagtgcacttgctagtcagttacacggagttgtgaactaTGGTACTGGCACcacgtttttggagccattgccagggaaagaaagagcgatgaattttacataattaaagtgtaatcgcAATTCCGCGTACCAGTCTTCTTGGGTAAAGGTAATTATGGGGAGGTCGGAAGACCTTTCTCCTTGCCCGACGTgatatacctctttgaggtgtctttacgagatgatttggagatccctcctcctgcgaatcctccatttatcatatgaacatcgCTCTCAGGAGTGTGGGGTGGTCGTTCAACCCCTCCGGCCTCTTGGTCCCATCTTCTCATTCTTGGCTTGTCGGTTTTGTTGGCCAAGAACCTATCTAGTCTTCCTTCCTGAGCTAGCTTCTCAATTACGTCCTTTAGGTCGTAGCATTCATTGGTGgagtgtccatagattcgatgatatTCGCAGTACTCTATCCGACTtcccctccttttttgcttttgattgggcgaggtggcgggatcttctcagtgttgcatatttctcggtaaacattCACAAGAGACACAcgaagaggggtgtagttgtggtattttttaggcttctcactggattgatcttcttttttcttggattctttatctttgtccCGATAGGGGTAGGAGGGTTCAGATTTCGAGGCttctcctaatcgagagttctccttcatgttgatgtacttttctacCTTTTCTTGTACCTCAttcagagatgttggatgctttttttATATGGaatgactaaaaggtccttctcgcaggccattgatgacaCCCATGATGGCAACTTTAGTTGGCAGACTTTCTATATCCagacacgctttgttgaatcATTCCATGTAGTTGCAAatgctttcccgatctccttgcttgatccctaacaggctcggggcgtgtttggctttgtccttctggatggaaaatctggcaaggaatttttggctaagtcgtcaaaacttgtgatggatcttggaggcaaactgtcgaatcatttaattgctgtctttgtcaaGGTGGTCgtgaaggctttgcatcgaacggcgtccgaggcgtcagtgagatacattctcctcctgaaattgctgagatgatggctgggatctgagGTACCGTCGTACGAAGTCATGTCGGGAGCCTTAAAATcttttggaactttagctttcatgatctctttggtgaagggatcttggtccttgtgggagtTATCCTCACGCTTAGAATAAGCAATTCTGGTCTCGAGGTCAGCTTCAAGTTTTGCGAGCTTGTCTTCCAGCTCTCGGCGTCGTCTGGCTTCTCTTCGTAGGTCTCTTTCAGCCTCCCGCTGATGTTCAGCCTCCTGTTTGAGCTGTTTGAGACGATCCTGTTGTTCCTGGATAGCTTTCAAAATTTCCGTGTTGGAAGGTTATTTGTCTCCACCATTTTGAGTTGTGTCTTTGGAGGTGGCGTCCGTGTTTTTGTTTGGTGTTCTGTCGAGCAaaccagagttgtgatcgttgtcatggtcatcTGCCATGGttatgggatgacttccaggttccccggtaatggcgccaatgttccgagggttacctgaaattgtaggtcgatctcggtcgagatctgctACGGTGGCCAgaactgttgtgtccgacttgttggagctTGGTggagctgctgatccttgatcaccggagggtggtggtacctgcaaaagattccgatgcttaagttagcatgggctttgagcAGGTATTTTGTgtggaatcagagtatgagttatacctgggtgctccagtgtatttatagtagtgtgggctgaccttcttagataagataagttagttatcctaTCTTGTCTtttagtgaagtcatcttatctttaaggagaaccgcctttatctttctaggctttggctgcctttagattgggctgtgtcccttcgtttgggcctgctttggGTTCTTCTgatgatttggccgaactcttttaaagaagaggtcggggaCCTGACCTAAAGAGGTTGGTTGCTCTCTCTTCAATCAGCCCAGGTTGGATAGCTcgatccagggtatgaacactaggCATTGGCAAAAAATTCTTGCACCATTAACATTCCAACAGCTGAAATAGGATTGGCCAGAATTTCCCAATCTCTTCTCCAGACTTCTTTTGGATCACCCTTTTATGCCTTaccacatcatagaagtggtcttgatgtgcCTTGGTGAGAAATCTTGAGGTTTCCCAAGGTTTTCAGAAGCAGAAGCAGGGTATTTTCCTTTTCACTTCCTTAAAAATTCTCCGGTTTTTGGTGCCATGGAGATTAGGAATAGAAAGCAAAAACTGgagcttttccaacaccaaacttaagaattttctcgtcctcgagcaaatagtAATAAAAGGAAAGGCAAATagtagaagaaggaagaaaaagatAGAGGGGAGAGGGTAAACAGGCTTTAGCCTTATGGGGAAAGAGAGGGAAGATTGGAAGTGTATGAAGATTATGGTGGAAGAGGAGAAGGGTATGGAAAGTGTGTGTTTGAAGGATGGgagggggtatttatagtggGTGAGGGGTTATGGTTCGGTCATATAGGAGGGAAAGATGTGGGgaagtttgaatttgaagtgggtaggGTTGGTGGGAAAGGGTGATTGGATTTATGAGTGTGTATTGGGAAGAGGGAAGGTAAGGTGTGGGAATCAAGGGTGAAAAAGTAGGAGAGATAAGGAAAGGAGTAAATGATAGGTGGGGTAGGTAGGACCCACTGGCTTAAGAAGCCTCAAAATTTGAATAACCCGCTCCCTCCCCCCTCTCCCAGGCATTGAACGCCGGGCATGGATAGTTTTTTTTATGgtggggcattcaacgccaagaatgggcattgaatgccctaTGGGGACCAAAAAATTGGTCATGGGGATcctaaatgggcgttgaatgaCCTTGCTTCCTCCACTTCTGGCACTGGCGCCAGttttggcatttaatgccagtaaGGAActctctccagggtgttctattttcaatTCCAAGTGTTTCTGCTTCAGTTCTAGgtgctacacatgatcacaaacgttaAAAAAATAAGGAACAACTATGGAAATtactagaaaataaaataatatgaaagCAAACTAAAATGAACGAACAGAAGGAAAATAGAAATACTATACATatggttaggttgcctcccaataagcgcttctttaccgtcattagcttaACAGACAGCTCCTTTATGGAGGTTGATATGGGCTCAAATCTTCGCCCCTCATGGTGaagtttcttcctcttctctcatgGATTAATTCAACATGCTCCAAAGACAATATCTTGTTCACAGTATGTGGACTGACTAGACTTCTAGTGAAGACAACTCGCATGCTAGTTGAGAAGTTTTCAGTTGGGATCTTCTTATTCCGCCAGCCCTTGGGTACCTTTTTTTTTTGGTGCCTCCTTCCTCAGTAGCTGGTGATGGatgcctaacaccaaacttaggtttgatgtttgGGGGCTTTGTAAGACTCTGCACTTAGAGAGATGGCTGAAACACTAAGTGTTGTACAGTGGTACCTCCTTTGTTAGAGAGAGACTGAGGGTTGGGGATCTTAAACAGGATATGATCCTCCCATAGCCTTAGAATCAGCTCTCCTTTTTCCACATCTATTAAGGCCTTCAAtatagctaggaagggtcttccaaggatgatggagttGTCCTTGTCCTCTCCAGTGTCAAGTCTCACGAAGTTCGCCGGGAGGTAAAGGTTTTTAACCTTTACAAGGACGATTTCCACCATACTATATGCTCGTTTCAAGGACTTATCTACCATCTCAAGTGAGATCCTGGTGGGCTGCACCTCTTGGATCCCCAGCTTCCTCATCATAGAGAGAGGCATAAGATTAATGCTTGAGCTAAGGTCGCACAATGCCTTCTCAAAGGTGATGGTCCCTATAGTACAGGGAATGAGGAAGCTTTTGAAATCTGGCATCTTCGGAGGTAGCTTCTTCTGGACCAAGGCGCTAGATTCCTTGGTCAGTACCACAGTCTCATCTCCCATCAATGCCTTCTTTTCAGAGATGGCATTTTTCAGACAGGCCATAGAGGGGGGGTTACTTCTTCAACACCTCTGCAAAAGAGATATTGACTTGTAGCTTCCAAAGAACTGCCAAAAACTGAATAAGTTGCTTATCCTCAGGCTCCTCTTGTACGTTTGGAGCGGGTTGTTCTTCAGGCTCCTTCATCTTCATGGGGGTGTGCATGGTGACACTCCCAGTCTCCTTCTAAGCCTTGATCTCCTTTAATTCCTCAGTAGCAGGCTCCTCTATGGGTTCGGCCTCAGCTTCCATACtgagggccttgcactcttcccttGGATTTACTTCTGTGTTACTTGGAAAGGTGTTGGAGGGAGCCTCGGGTATCCTCTTGCTCAACTGACTTATTTGAATCTCTAAATTTTGAATGGAAGACCTAGTTTCTgccatgaaactttgagtggtcttagagaggttagAGACTATATTAACCAGGTCAGAGAGGCTCTGTGTGGGAGTCTCCATCTACTGTTGAGAGGATTGGAACAGTCTGTTGTTTAATCGATTCTGGTTTATTCCACCctgattgttgttgaagccttgttgaggcctctactGATCTCTCCACCCGAAGTTGGGTTGATTTCTCCATCCCTGATTGAAGGTATTTGAATAGGGATTGTTACTggagtttctggaggaattttccatgtagttcacctcctccatggtggtccATACAGTGTCACCAGCGTCTCCCTCAAAGGCTGCCTCTTGAGAGTTAGTAGCTGAGCTCTGCACTCTACTCAAGTGCTGGGAGATCATGTTTATCTGCTGGGACATGAGCTTATTTTGAGCCAGGATAGCATCCAGAGTGTCCACCTCCATGACTCCTCTCTTCTGAGTCGTCCTGTTGTTCAGAGGGTTCCTCTTAGAAGTGTATATAAACTAGTTGTTGGCAACCATTTCTATGAGTTTATGCGCCACCTCAGGCGTTTTCTTCATATGGAGTAAGCCACCagtagagtgatccaatgacattttggacATCTCAGCAAGGCCATCATAGAAGATCTCTAACATGGTCCACTCTGAGATCATGTCAAGAGGGCATCTTCTAATAAGCTGCTTTCACCCTAAGCTTACTtagcttctgaggtggaaagaacttggtcaaaaaTTTATTGACCACCTTCTCCCAAGTGTCCAGGTTCTCCTTAGGCCGAGAATCCAGCCATAGCCTTGCTAAgtcccttacagcaaaagggaagagcatgagcttgtaaacaTCTGGATTTACTCCATTTGTCTTGATAGTGTCATAGACTTGTAGGAAATCAGAGATGAATTTGTTGGGGTCCTCCtacggaagtccatgaaactagcAATTCTGTTGCACCAaagtgaccagttgaggcttaagctcaaagttgtttgcatcaATGGCAGGTATGGAGATGCTGCGTCCAAAGAAGTTAGATGTCGGTGCAGTATAAGAACCAAGGACCTTCTTTGCGTCTCCTCCATTATTTGGATTAGCTACCATGGTTGTATCTTTAGCTTCTTGCTCAAGAGCTTCTGTGAGATTCCCTTTGACTCTGCTAGATTGGGCTTGTTGCAAACGCCTCCTTAAGAATCTCTCAGATTCAGGATCGGGGTCAGGAAGAGATTCTCTatccctgttcctactcataaacaaaaagaaataaaccaagaagagaaaaataaaggagTATCTATGTTAGAGTATAGAGGGCTCCCTGTGAGAAACTCCAAATAAAGAAATCAGATGGGATAAAGTAAAAAgaagaatttgaaaataaaaggtgcctttaatttgaaaattttttttcaaaaataaagagaaagaaagtagtcaagaagttttcgaaaaagaagagagaaaaagaataattaaaaagacaacaaacataaaaacaaacacaagaaaagataaataattaacgaacaagatttgaaattaaagataaaagatttaattttgaaaaatttttgaaaatttaaaagagaaagtcaaagagagattttgaaattcaaatttgaaagaaggaaaaactaacaaaatactaaacttttaaaatttgaatttaaaataaagacaaggtaacaaaattttgaaaatcaaagaaaaagataagataaagatttaaaaatagaaaagataaagaaaattaaattaattgaaaagattacgaatgggacaccaaacttaagattttaAATCAAGATGGAGAAAAAGttcaaagattttcgaaaatatttttttattttagaaattaaaaagaaaagaaaaacactagacagacaccaaacttaaagattttgaaatcaaataacacaaatttcaaaaaaaatagagagagaaacactaaaagacaccaaacttaaaagttttgaaatcaaacaagggAATATACCACAAAATTTCGAACACAGGGAAAGAAAGAAGAGGTAAAACAAGGTAAaaatcaaaagttcaaaaaggCGGACaagaacaattttcgaaaataaaaaagaacgaaaaataatttaacataaattactaaagaacaccaaacttaaatttgacacagaattaaaaaaaaatcaaaaagaaagatgACTAAAgatgaaaatttttggaaaattattagaaaagaaaacaatgaAGGTTTGAAAACttaacaagaaacacaattaaaAGAAATACTAGTAAAAGTACCCGATCTAAGCAAAAGACAACCGGTAGTTTTCAATTATGAACAATTCCCCTACAACAGTGCCAAAAGacaaccgacaagtgcaccgagtcgtccaagtaatacctcaggtgagtgagggtcgatcccacgaggattgttggattgagcaagcaatagctATCTTGCtagacttagtcaggcaaatagaaaaAGAGTGGTTATTTGTTGAATTCGCAAAAAATGCaataataaagaaagcaataaagaattGGTGTAGAAATAGTAACGAGAGAACAGTTAAGGCCTCGGAGATACTCACCCTTCCGAATTAATATTTCTTagtaactattttaacaatgaatgattcattctatggcaaactgtaagtgattaaaacATGTCCGTTCAGCGAATTAATCTCCCCCAATCcaactcaaaacaccacagacaaggtcagatctttcaGATCggagggtgaagttcagaaaactagtttagtgtaaaccccgttaaattagtaaataattagtcaataaattaaattttaataaataaaattagaaatgtgaattttatattaaaataggatagagctaattaaaacaaaaattttgacactaatttcaaagaatttggcccaagattgggccgaacgggccgaaccgagCGAATCGGACATGAAATGGGCCCAAGGGACCAATCCAACCCAAACCAACACTAAATGAATCCAGCCCTTCCTACCTTCCTTCCATTTTCACGCTGCAACAATTTGGGAAGGGGGAAGAACATGTAATCTTTCCATAACCCCAACActatcttcaaaccaccatatctCCTCCATCCGGGTtttgatcgccgcaccgtttgtggccatgtGTCCAACACATCGAGCTCTACAAACCTATCAGAACAATTTTATAGGTAAGCCACAATCTCACCTCAGTTTCTCTGGccctttgatttttgaaattttgagccTTTATGTTGAGATTTTGTCGATTTTGGCATTCTAGGTTTGATTTAGCTTGTGGAGCTTATCGGGCTTGGGTTGTTTCGTCCGTGGGTGTAGTAAGGATCACTAACCCTAGTCAATTTCTTGATTTGCTATGTTAGATATTCAGTTGGGTGtatatttgttatatatatatatatatatgaattaggttgtgtatatgtaaTTGCAACTTAAATTGTGGACATTGAGATCTTGGTGGAGTTTGGGAGACCCTGCTTTGTAGAATTTAGACTTTAAGGGTTGTGTTTAGATCCTTAGTGGTGTCATGGTAAATACGCgaaaatcagccaaggtatggtttagctgttgcgtatttaatatataatgtcatgTGAAAATCTAGGCTAGAGAACCAGAGGATAAGTTGGAATGACTATGTAAGTTGGATGCTTAGCATTAATGATGTTGGTTGATGATATAAGTTATGTATGTATTGGCAATCATAATTCCTTGGTGTATGGATATTGTTGGCAAATTAATGATATTGGTTGTATATGTATGCATGGTTATATGTTGATGATTTTGTTGATGGAGGCAAGAAACATAGGTTGTAATTTGGTAAGTGGATACTAGAGTTGTATGGAGATGTTATGGTTTGTGTTGTGCTGAATATATAGGTATAGGGAGTGGATATTGAACTAGATTTTAATGAAAGTGAGGTTTGGACTTTTTGACAAATttggtttttggccgaacttcggcgagccataacttgATTTTAATGAAAGTGAAATTTCAACTTGTTTTATACCAAAATTTGGTTCGCGAAGTTTACGCTGTTCGAGAACGgaggaaaaatgatttaaaatgaaaaagttatgcacGTCGAAAGTTTGGGGTTAAAAATTGGAATTTTGCAGCTTTTacaacttagtaaaatttttggaaaaacgtacgcccacgcgtacgcatggaatgGAAATTTTGCGCACGCATACACCCCATTCGCGGACTGTCGCCACTGCCTCCTCCCTATGCATACGCAAAAAGGCTTATGCGTACGCGTAATGGGCCAGGATGCACgtgcacgtgtacgcgtggcccatgcgtatgcgtgaccatGGAGGGATTGCGTATGCAAAACTTCCATGCGCGACTAGGTGCTTCTGTCAAgtgcccatgcgtacgcgtaatgAAGGGATGCGTACGCTTAATGGTCCATTTGCgcgtccacgtgtacgcgtgactttCCTGTTTTCAGTAAAGTTGTTTTATGTTTTAAAGCTCAAtcttgaacctctaaacctctattttcatccttATGGCCTCAAATTAGAGTAATAGCTCAAGTAGTATGATGGAGATAGGAAATTAAGGTATCTTGTGAATAAAGTAAGGTTCAAAAAGTGATGTTTTAGGTATGAGAAGATAGGTGGCataaatatatatatcttttaaattGTGAATCTGGCTAATGAAAGGAATAAATGTTGCACCTGAGcactctttctcgaaagtgcgaccccaggagatggtggaaggtggggatccccttctttgttcctcctagtattgtaaaatcgccccagcgggatggtgggaggttaggatcccctcctttgttCCTCCTGGGCTTATGTGAACGTACCTCCTAGGTAGATGCAAAGGTTGTAATTTTGGCCCACTTGCTCCATGTTGGTTAGCATAGAGGCTCTCcgggtagacgcaagggttgtgattttgcccccacttgctccgggttatgATGAGTTATGAATAAAAGTGCAATTATATGATGAGTAAGTAATGAATGACTATAAAATGTTAATGAATGAATATAgaatgattatctgagatacgagtttccctgggtaaagtaccgtggcttgccaccacgtgctccaggttgagactcgatactctgtttaACCTACGTCACAAgagtgaccgggcacgtataaatttccgGAATGGTAACCCCTATTGAGTAAAATGATATATGAaagtatgaattatgaatgaaatgagaaaaagaaaagctaTGCATAaactcatggggatgcgcaatGGGCGACAGTCCAAAGGTTTTGGACTtttcgggttggcttgataaccgacagatgagcctcatcagccataggacaagcatATACAATgtgcattttgtttgttttgtcttcTATGCATTACTTGGGAGTGCCTAACTGAATATATTATGCTAATTGTTATATTTGTTATTTGCACTACTTACCTTCTACTTGTGCTTGAAATTGTCTGTTTGTCTATCTTTACTAAATCATTGGTGATGGAGGAACGGAAGAAAGGCGGACAGGTCTAGTGTTAAGAATATATCTAAGCTGGGTTCGGATTTCCCTAGATAGCTACCCTTTTATGGTTCCTGATTAATATATTAAGCtgtataatctgagtgtcggtgttctaggattgcctttggcattctcaggaccttatatcttatatgcgtggcacctttaccatgctgagaacctccggttctcaccccatactgtgttgttgtttttagatgcaggtcgagaggcacctcgctaggcgtctggactgCTGAAGTGGAGCAGTTTCTGGGTTCTTTTGTTATTTAGTTTATGTAATATGTACTTAACTTTCTCTCCGagtaacttgtttattttgttcctcttaaAGGTTATGGAGAGCTAGGGTTTTATCTATACTATTTGGGCATTTtgggatatgtatatatgtatgtaaatattctccggccagccttggcttcgcaggctgagtcaggagctagttattcTGTATCTGTGACTCCCTATTCTCACTTTCTGTTTATTCATACTTATAAACTTTAGATTTCTTAGCATGCAAGTAACTCGATtttctgagcgttgcgctttttattttgcgattttgttttacctgtTTTCCAAGGCACCTAGTATACTATCTCCTtttcactattattattattatataaattttattttagaggtcctaataccacaccacctctattttacggcttaagcataaagctctgtgtggtagggtgttacatttagcgCCACAAAAACCTCAATTTCCCAAAACTAaccggattatatgtcacgtatccaaatTATCCCAAGTAATCTCGATTTAGGAGgaatgttttcaagctgtagctcaagtgACCTTTTCCTAGTATCACAGGAACTCAAGTAGAAAATGGGACATACCCAGTCTCATTTAGATGAAGAACGACAAAAAACCTTAGAactgaatcaaacatatattaaaatagaatagtaatgatattaatccatagagataagcagagctcctaaccttaaccaggaggtttggTTACTTATAATTTACAGAGAAAACTAAGATCTGAAAATAATATTCTGTGTGTCTCTCTGATGCCAGGACagtttggccagtttcactgaccttttctttactgttttagggtagtttcatgtattttcttagttaataagcaagttttgggtagataatctgacgttgggatttttgccagtaaagaatttcataaaaacagtcgcgttgtagatatagtctctaaaccgacagaaatcccttcgtacaaacgttttggttgtcacaagtagcaaacccccttaaaattgataatcgagtatttaaacctcgggtcgtcttctcaaggaattgcagggaggtgttcttattattgattatgaaaaagtgtgtttttggggaatgttgagtttgggcaatgggcacagatatatttaaatgacaaataaaataaataaataactgtaaactaaactcttggcaaggtaagagaaattggaagtccagaccaagttatccttatcaatgataatgaaaattgaatcttaattccacttagtcaacctttactaaagtaaaggaaagttaagggactaattagtttgatcttcgaatcctatttatttcctaagaaaagattgggattattgaagttcaattcaattggcaagataataattaacaattatgctgttgagttggataactcctgagttactgatttcataaccaaaaccaaaagggaaaaagtaaatctactggaataaaaatgccttcagatgtaaagcaacaataacagcaatcataaattgaaatacctcaaataacattaattaagaaaattatatgtatcatggaagagttcataaattaaataaaaataaagaacctggaattgagagtcactcctaaaactaagagaagtcctaaatcctaatcctaagagagaggagagaacctctctctctaaaaactacatctactcctaaaattgtgaatatgaaagcctgcctatgaatggatgcattcccccactttatagcctctaatctgtgttttctgggccgcaaactgggtcagaaatagcccagaattcgctggtctcgaattcaaccacgctgaatttccgtcactgcgatgcggctgCATGGATCTCGCGGTCGCGTCGCCTTGCGTcaaggaaactatagcatattatatatcaaatcgaagccccggacattagctttccaacgcaactggagcCGCATCggttggacctttgtagctaaagttatagccgtttgagtgcgaagaggtcaggctagacagcttagcaatttctccaacttcttatattccttccacttttgcatgcttcctttctatcctctgagccattcctgccctataatatctgaaatcacttaacacacatatcaaggcatctaatggtaataagagaggattaataataagcaaatataagatcaaagaagcatgttttcaatcatagcacaaaatcaggaaggaaatataaaaccatgcaaatattatgaataagtgggtaaagagttgataaaatccactcaattgagcacaagataaaccatgaaatagtggtttatcaacctccccacacttaaacattagcatgtcctcatgctaagctctagagaagctataaagaaatgaagaggaatggtaggatgtatgaaatgcaacctatgaatgcaactacatgcagaatgtttctacctacttggttaaaagcaaataaatctttcaagaataaatatgaactggatttcactaattcaaatcataaaaatgaagtacaaatagacttgcaagaaaaaaatagcttatgaaagcagggaa
The DNA window shown above is from Arachis ipaensis cultivar K30076 chromosome B08, Araip1.1, whole genome shotgun sequence and carries:
- the LOC107611037 gene encoding uncharacterized protein LOC107611037, with the translated sequence MACLKNAISEKKALMGDETVVLTKESSALVQKKLPPKMPDFKSFLIPCTIGTITFEKALCDLSSSINLMPLSMMRKLGIQEVQPTRISLEMVDKSLKRAYSMVEIVLVKVKNLYLPANFVRLDTGEDKDNSIILGRPFLAILKALIDVEKGELILRLWEDHILFKIPNPQSLSNKGGTTVQHLVFQPSL